The sequence below is a genomic window from Oscillospiraceae bacterium.
CGGGAGCCCCTGGGCACGGCGGGCAGCGTGAAAAACTGCATGGACTGGCTGGGGGAGGAGGACTTCCTCGTCATCAGCGGGGACGCGGTGTGCGATCTGGACCTGTCCGCCGCTTTGGCCTTCCACCGCACCCGCCGCTCGGCGGCCACCCTGGTGCTCTGCCGCCACCCGGCCCCCCTGGAGTACGGCCTGGTGATCACCGACGAGGAGGGGCGCATTGAGCGCTTCATCGAAAAGCCCTCCTGGGGGCAGGTCTTTTCCAACCAGGTGAACACGGGCATCTACGTGCTCACCCGCGCGGCCATGGACCGGGTGCCGGAGGGGAAGCCCTACGACTTCGGCAAGGACCTCTTTCCCGCCCTGCTGGCGCAGGGGGAGGCCATGTACGGCCATGTGGCGGAGGGCTACTGGTGCGACATGGGGGACTGCGCGGCCTATCTCAGCTGCGTGGCCGACGCCCTGTCGGGCAAGGTGCGCCTGGACCTGGGCGCGCCCCGGGTGGCCCCCGGGGTGTGGTCGGCCAGCCCCATCCCCCCCTCGGTGCAGGTGGTACCCCCCTGTTATATCGGGCCCGGCGTGGTCATTGGGGCGGGCAGCCTCATCGGCCCCCACGCCGCCCTGGGGGCGGGGAGCACCGTGGGGGAGCGCTGCCTGGTGCAGCGCTGCGTCCTCCACGCCGCCCACGTGGGCGACCGGGCCACCCTCTACGGGGCCATAATGTGCAAGGGGGCCAGGGCGGGCCGGGGCGCGGTGCTCAACGAGGGCGCGGTGCTGGGGGAGAACGCCGCCCTGGGGGAGGAGGCCATCGCGCTGGAGGGGGTCAAGGTCTGGCCCAACCGGACGGTGGCCGACGGGGCGCGGCTGGCCCACAGCGTGACCACCGGCGGCCTGCGGGAGCCCCTGCGCTTTGCCGACGGCGGGATTATCCGGGGCGCCGTGGGGGAGGAGCTGACCCCCGAGCTGCTGGTGCTGCTGGGCAACTGCCTGGGCGCGGAGGGCCAGTTGGGCTTGGGCAGCGCCGGAGGCGACGGGGCCGGGATGCTGGAGCGGGCCGCGGCGAGCGGCGCCGCCGCCGGGGGCTGCCGGGTGCTGGAGAGCGACGCGCCCTGCGCCTCCGCCGCGGGGTGGCTGGCGGGGTACTACGGCCTGCCCGCCGTGCTGTTCGCGGAGCAGGAGGGGGAGCGGGGCTACCTGCACGTCTTTGACGGCCGGGGCCTGCCCCCGGGCCGGGCCAGGGAGCGCAAGCTGGAGGGCGCCGCCCTCCGGGCCGAGGTGAACCGGGTGCCCGCCGGGCGGGTGGGCGCGGTGGAGCGCGTGACCGGGGTGGGCGCGGCCTACGCCGCCGACGCCGCCCGGCGCGCCCGCATCGGCCGGGCCCCGCTGCGGCCGGTGCGGGTGGCCGTGCCCGGCGGCGCCCCCGCCGACCGGGTGCTGGCCGAGGCGCTGGAGCGCCTGGGCTGCACCGTGCTGGAGGCGGCGGCCCCCGGCGTGCCCGTCTTCCGCACGGGGCGGGGGGGCTTCACCCTCTCGGCCACGGACGAGGAGGGGGAGGCGCTGGAGCCGGAGCAGCTTTTGGCAATCGCCGCCCTCATTGAGTACGAGGACGGGGGCGGCCGGGTGGCCGTGCCCGCCGGGGCCCCCGCCGCCCTGGACACCCTGGCCGCCGGGTACGGCTCGGCCGTACTGCGGCTGGAGCGGGACGGCAGGGAGGCCGAGGAGCTCTACGCGGCGCTGCCCTGGCTGCGGGACGGGGTGTTCGCCGCGTGCCGGATCTGCGCCCGCATGGGGCTGACCGGGGAGCGGCTGCGGGCGCTGTCGGGCAAAATCCCCCGCTTCCGCCTGCGCCGCCGGGAGCTGGCGGTGGCCGGCGGCCGGGGGGAGCTGATGCAGGCCCTGGCCCAGAGCGAGGCGTCCGCCGCCTCCGCCGGGGAGGGCCTGCGGGTGAAGCTGGGCAGCGGCTGGGTGTGGCTCTCCCCCCTGACCCGCCGCAGCGCCCTGCGGGTGGTGGGCGAGGGGCCGGACATGGAGCTGGCCGCCGAGCTGTGCGATTTTTACGTGAAAAAGGCCCGGGCGCTGGACAAGGGCCGGGGGCCGGAAAAATAGAGGTATACTTTTCCCCGCGTATGTGGTATACTAACTCATCATTGTGCTCCCCCGCGCGGCGGGGTCGAGCGTTGATTCGGCGTTAAGGGCGGCATGCCCTTTGGTACGTGAGTACCGCATAAACATGGCGATACCCCACAGCGCGTGGCGGGCGGCGGGGGAGAGCGCCCTTTTTCCGGCGAGGCAGGGCCGGAAAGAGGAGCTCTCCCCAGCCTTCTTGTGTTGCGCCTGCGCAGGTCCGCCTACATACTTTCAAACGCGGAAAGTGACTTTAATTACAAGGAGAATTTAGATTCTATGGCAGAAAAACTGAAAATTATCTCTCTTGGCGGCCTCAACGAGATCGGCAAGAACATCACCGCCTACGAGTACGGCGGCGACATGATCCTGGTGGACGTGGGCATGGGCTTCCCCGACGACGACATGTACGGCATCGACGTGGTCATCCCCGACTTCACCTACCTTATCAAGAACAAGGACCGCATCCGGGCCATCTTCCTCACCCACGGGCACGAGGACCACATCGGCTCCATCCCCTACCTGCTGCGCTCGGTCAACGCCCCCATCTACGCCACCCGCATGACGGCGGGGCTGGTCAAGCTCAAGCTGGAGGAGCACCGCCTGCTGGACAAGACCAAGCTCATCACCTGCGAGGCGGGCGAGGTGGTCAAGGCGGGCAAGTTCAGCGTGGAGTTCATCCACGTGAACCACTCCATCGCCGACGCGGTGTCCTTCGCCATCAAGACCCCTGTTGGCACCGTGGTGCACACAGGCGACTTCAAGATCGACTCCACCCCCATCCAGGGCGGCATGATCGACCTGGCCCGCTTCGGCGAGCTGGGCAAGCAGGGCGTGCTGGCGCTGCTGTGCGACTCCACCAACGTGGAGCGCCCCGGCTACACCAAATCCGAGCGCTGCGTGGGCGCGTCCTTCGACGCGCTCTTCCGCGGCTGCGAGAGCCGCATCATCGTCACCACCTTCGCCTCCAACGTGGACCGCATCCAGCAGGTGATCTCCGTGGCCGCCAAATACGGCCGCAAGGTGGCCGTCACCGGCCGCAGCATGGAGAACGCCATGAAGGTGTCCACCGAGCTGGGCTACATGCAGGTGCCCGACGGGGTGCTGGTGGACGTGAACCACATCAAGAGCCTGCCCAAGAACAAGGTGTGCATCATCACCACCGGCAGCCAGGGCGAGACCATGTCCGCCCTGACCCGGATGGCCTTCTCCACCCACAAGCAGGTGGACATCCAGCCCGGCGACCGGGTGATCATCTCGGCCTCCGCCATCCCCGGCAACGAGAACTCCATCGGCGGCGTCATCAACGAGCTCTACCGCAAGGACGCCGAGGTGGTCAACGAGCGGGAGGGGCAGCTGCACGTCTCCGGCCACGCCTGCCAGGACGAGCTGAAGATCATCCACGCGCTGATAAAGCCCAAGTTCTTCATTCCCGTCCACGGTGAGCAGCGTATGCTCAAGGTCCACTCCAAGCTGGCCCAGTCCATGGGCATGGACGCCAAGAACATCATCATCAGCGACGTGGGCAAGGTCATCGAGCTCACCCCCAACTCCGCGAAGATCAACGGCACCGTGCCCTCGGGCAAGGTGTTCGTGGACGGCTACGGCGTGGGCGACGTGGGCAGCGTGGTGCTGCGCGACCGCAAGCACCTGGCCGAGGACGGCATGATTGTGGTGGTGGTATCCATGTCCAGCCAGGACGGCTCCGTGGTCTCCGGGCCCGACATCATCACCCGGGGCTTCGTCTACGTGAAGGAGTCCGAGGGCCTGATGGAGGAGCTCAAGGGCGTGGCGGTCCACGCGCTGGAGAACTGCCAGCGGGACAACTGCACCGACTGGGCGGCCATCAAGGCCGAGATCAAAAACGACCTGTCCGGCTACCTGTACAAAAAGACGAAGCGCAACCCCATGATCCTGCCTGTTATCATGGAGGTATAAAGAAGATAAAAGCCCGGCCCGGACGACTGTCCGGGCCGGGCTTCGTTTTACTTAGAACTGGCAGCGCACGATGCAGGTGAGCACCTGGCCGTCCACCGTGCAGGTGATGGTGGTGGTGCCGTGGCTCACGGCGGTGACGGTGCCGTCGCTGGCGATGGTGGCCACGCCGGTGTTGCCGATGCTCCAGGTGGGGGTGGAGGAGGTGCCGGAGACCTTCATCTTGAAGGTCTCGCCCGCCGCTTTAAAGGAGAAGTCCTCCCGGTTGAGCTCCAGGGTTGTGGCGGCGGTGCCGCTCCCGGTCCCGGTGCCCGTGCCTGTGCCGGTACCCGTGCCGGGGTTGGCCGCCGCGCCGGTGAAGTTGCAGCGCACGGTGATCTCCTGCTTGACCCCGCCCGCCATGGTGGCGGTGATGATGGCGGAGCCGTTCTTGGTGCCCCGGCTGACCTTGCCGGTTTCATCCACGGTGGCCACGTCGGGGGAGGCGCTGGTCCAGGTGATGGTGCCGGTGGAGCCGGCGGGGCTGAAGGTCACCTTGAGCTTTACGGGCTCGGGGTACTTGTCGTTCATAGTGAAGTCGCTGGGGCTGACGGTGAAGGAGGTGGCGGTCTGCCCGGCGGGGATCACGTCCGTGGGGGCCTCCGAGGCCGGGGGCTGGGAGCCCTCGGGCGGGTTGGAGCTGTCCGGGCCGGGGGTGCCGGAGGGCTGCACCTGCTGGCTCTGGGAGGGCGGGGGCGGGTTGTCCGGGTCGATGGGCGGAGTGTTGCCCTTGTCCACCAGGGGCTTGATGAAGGACACCACAATGCACACCGCCGCCACGATCAGGGCGATGGAGAGCACGGTGAGGATGATGTGGAAGGGGGAGCTGCCCCCGCCGTAGCCGCCGCCCCGGGTGTTGCTTCTCAGGCGTTTGCCGCCGCCTCCCCGGCGGTCGTCCTCGTACTCCTCGCCGCCGTCGTAGCCGCCGCTGCCGGGGCGGCCGTCGCAGAAGGGGCAGCGCTTATAGGTAGCGGCGTAATCCTCGCCGCAAAATTCACAGTGGATGGTCTCGGCCCGTGTGCCCGCGGGGCGTCTGGTAGCCATAAAAATCCCTCCATTTTCCCATTCTTTTGTCCCATTTTACACGCTGCGGCAGGAACAGTCAACGCCTGGAAGGAAAATGTCAATTATTTTTAATATATTATGTCGACCAACCGGGAAAAAGCCCGGCTTGATTCCAGGGCGCCTTTCGGATATAATAATACGGAATAATTGAGGGGTGGTTTTGGGATGAAGGGTTCCTTGAGCGCGGCGGAGGTCCACAGGCAGTACGACGAGGGGATCGCGGCCTTCCGGCGGCAGATTGGCGACGCCACGCTGCGGGTGAAGTTCAACCAGGAGATCGACGTGTTTATGCGGGCCTGCGCCCTGGGCGTCTGGGGCAGGGACGGCAGCGCCATTACCCCCCGCCACGTGGAGTACTACAACGCGCTCTACTGTAAGGGCAACCCGGTGCCCACCATCCTGTTCTGGGAGCTGTCCACCGCCGTGGGGGAGTACCCCGGCTTCCAGCCCCCGGCCTTTTTCGCCCGTATGCGGGCCTGCGACAAGGTGTCGGGCACCAAGCTGGCCCGGCGCTTCGTGGATCTGATGACGCTGATGACCCTGCTCTTCGCCGCCGTGGACGACATGGTCAGCGAGGAGGAGGCCGGTTTTGTCAACCAGTGCGCCGCCGTGCTGGGCGCCCTGTGCGACCGGGACGGGATCAAGGGGGATCGCGCGCCCCTGGACGTGAAGGACTTTGTGACCAGGCGCCCCGCCGCCCCCGCCGCAGCCGGCGGCAACGCCCCGGCCCCGGCGGCCCAGGGGGAGGGGAGCGGGGAGCAGGCAAACCAGGCCGCGCCCGAGGCGGAGGCCGAGCCCGCCCCCAGCCTGGAGGAGCTGCTCGCCGAGCTGGACGGGCTGTGCGGCCTGGACAAGGTGAAGGAGGACGTGAAGGGCCTCATCAACCTGGTGAAGGTGCGCAAGCTGCGCCAGGAGCACGATTTGCCCGTGCCCCCCATGTCCCTGCACCTGGTGTTCATGGGCAATCCCGGCACGGGCAAAACCACCGTGGCCCGGCTGCTGGCCAAGATCTACCACGCCATCGGGGTGCTGTCCAAGGGCCAGCTGGTGGAGGTGGACCGCTCGGGGCTGGTGGCGGGCTTCGTGGGCCAGACCGCCATGAAAACCAACGAGGTCATCCAGAAGGCCCTGGGGGGCGTGCTCTTTATCGACGAGGCCTACGCCCTGGCCAACGTGGACGCGCCCAACGACTTTGGCAAGGAGGCCGTCGAGACCCTGCTCAAGGGCATGGAGGACCACCGGGCGGACCTCATCGTCATCGTGGCGGGGTATACCGCCCTGATGGGCAATTTCATCCACTCCAATCCCGGCCTGGAGAGCCGCTTCAACAAGTATTTTTACTTTGAGGACTACACCGGGGAGCAGCTCATGGAGATTTTCAGGTCCATGTGCGCGAAAAACGGCTACACCCTGGACGCGGAGGCCGAGGCCTTCGCCGCCGAGGGCTTCACGGAGCTGTACGAGGAGCGGGACGAGAACTTCGGCAACGCCCGGGACGTACGCAACGTGTTTGAAAAGGCGGTGTCCCGCCAGGCCAACCGCGTGTCCGCCATGGAAAACCCCGGCAAGGAGGAGCTGATGGCCTTCACCGCGGCGGACCTCAGGGAAGCGGATCCGGAGGAGGACACGCCTGAGACAGCGCCAGACCAAGGCGAAGCCCCTCCCGAAACGCCGTAAGCGAGGCGTAGCCCGCAAGCATATCGGCCAGATTGCGTGCGTCCCAGGAGTATTTCTCCAGTTTGGCCGACAGCTCGGCGGTTTCCTGGGGAAAATCGTCTGCGTGGGGCTTAAAGACAAAGGTATAGTACAATGCGTCAATCGTAGGGTTCACGGTAATCCCTCCAAACACGAAACTTGTTTCGTAATAATAGTGTAACACGTAATATGTTGCGTGTCAAGAGGTGAGACGATGGTATTCAACGAACGGCTTCGTCAGTTGCGGCAGGGGAAGGGGATTACCCAGACCCAGGCGGCACAGGGAATCGGCATCACGAATCGGAATTATCAGCGCCTTGAGGCGGACGGCTCTATACCCAGCTACCAAAGCCTGCTGGCGATTGCAGATTTTTTCGACGTGTCCGTGGACTACCTCATGGGCCGCACCGATAAAAAGGAGATCAACCGCTGACGCACCAAAGCCTCCCCTATGAGGGGAGGTGGCGCGCAGCGCCGGAGGGGTCAGACCCC
It includes:
- a CDS encoding mannose-1-phosphate guanylyltransferase, with translation MKAVIMAGGEGTRLRPLSLGQPKPMTPLFDRPVMEHIIALLRRSGITDIAVTLQYLPGVVKDYFGGGGEQGVRLEYFVEREPLGTAGSVKNCMDWLGEEDFLVISGDAVCDLDLSAALAFHRTRRSAATLVLCRHPAPLEYGLVITDEEGRIERFIEKPSWGQVFSNQVNTGIYVLTRAAMDRVPEGKPYDFGKDLFPALLAQGEAMYGHVAEGYWCDMGDCAAYLSCVADALSGKVRLDLGAPRVAPGVWSASPIPPSVQVVPPCYIGPGVVIGAGSLIGPHAALGAGSTVGERCLVQRCVLHAAHVGDRATLYGAIMCKGARAGRGAVLNEGAVLGENAALGEEAIALEGVKVWPNRTVADGARLAHSVTTGGLREPLRFADGGIIRGAVGEELTPELLVLLGNCLGAEGQLGLGSAGGDGAGMLERAAASGAAAGGCRVLESDAPCASAAGWLAGYYGLPAVLFAEQEGERGYLHVFDGRGLPPGRARERKLEGAALRAEVNRVPAGRVGAVERVTGVGAAYAADAARRARIGRAPLRPVRVAVPGGAPADRVLAEALERLGCTVLEAAAPGVPVFRTGRGGFTLSATDEEGEALEPEQLLAIAALIEYEDGGGRVAVPAGAPAALDTLAAGYGSAVLRLERDGREAEELYAALPWLRDGVFAACRICARMGLTGERLRALSGKIPRFRLRRRELAVAGGRGELMQALAQSEASAASAGEGLRVKLGSGWVWLSPLTRRSALRVVGEGPDMELAAELCDFYVKKARALDKGRGPEK
- the rnj gene encoding ribonuclease J, which translates into the protein MAEKLKIISLGGLNEIGKNITAYEYGGDMILVDVGMGFPDDDMYGIDVVIPDFTYLIKNKDRIRAIFLTHGHEDHIGSIPYLLRSVNAPIYATRMTAGLVKLKLEEHRLLDKTKLITCEAGEVVKAGKFSVEFIHVNHSIADAVSFAIKTPVGTVVHTGDFKIDSTPIQGGMIDLARFGELGKQGVLALLCDSTNVERPGYTKSERCVGASFDALFRGCESRIIVTTFASNVDRIQQVISVAAKYGRKVAVTGRSMENAMKVSTELGYMQVPDGVLVDVNHIKSLPKNKVCIITTGSQGETMSALTRMAFSTHKQVDIQPGDRVIISASAIPGNENSIGGVINELYRKDAEVVNEREGQLHVSGHACQDELKIIHALIKPKFFIPVHGEQRMLKVHSKLAQSMGMDAKNIIISDVGKVIELTPNSAKINGTVPSGKVFVDGYGVGDVGSVVLRDRKHLAEDGMIVVVVSMSSQDGSVVSGPDIITRGFVYVKESEGLMEELKGVAVHALENCQRDNCTDWAAIKAEIKNDLSGYLYKKTKRNPMILPVIMEV